The Deltaproteobacteria bacterium DNA segment AAATCAAAGCTCTCTGCCCGTGGCTTAAATAAAAAAGTTCGGGGTAAGGAGTTCGGAGTAGGAAGTTAAAAATCCAAACTCTGAACTCCCAACTCTGAACTCCGAACTTTATTCCCTTTTTGAGCGTAGAGAACGATGGATTTGGGGAAAAAGTAATTGCAGATTTTTTCCGCAATGCGCAGGGGTGTAGAAAACAGGGAAAGATGAAGAAATTTTCGGTAGAACAGGGGGACGAAGGCTTTTTCATCGTGCAGTCCGAAGATACAACGGAGCATCCAATAGGGAGAGTGAAAAGCGTGCGCAAACCCCACGGCGTAGATCCTCAAGCCATTCTCCTCCATGGAATTCGCTAAGGCTTGAGGGATGACCTTGCGGACGTGTCCACCCGGGGTACGGAAGTATTCTTTGGAGAGTTTGTCGTAAACGTGCTCGGTGACCAGAGTAGGGACGGTTACGGCGATCTTGCCCCCACTTTTAAGGATTCGGGCCAACTCGGCCATTCCCAGCCTTTCATCCTCAACGTGTTCGATAACTTCCGCACAGATGATCTTGTCAAAAGCTCCATCCGGAAAAGGAAATCGCAGGGCATCGCCCTGCAGGAGCAAAAATCGCCCCTTGGCTTCCTGGCGTTCCCGCATCTGCCCCAAAACATAACGGGCTTTGAGCAGGCTCCGGTGATCTAGATCCATGCCCAGAATGGAACAGTCACGGCGAAAGCACTCGAAGATATGCCGACCTTCCCCACAGCCGGCATCCAGTACAAGATCTCCTCGCCGTAAGGGCAG contains these protein-coding regions:
- a CDS encoding class I SAM-dependent methyltransferase; this translates as MLTVDFRRLPLRRGDLVLDAGCGEGRHIFECFRRDCSILGMDLDHRSLLKARYVLGQMRERQEAKGRFLLLQGDALRFPFPDGAFDKIICAEVIEHVEDERLGMAELARILKSGGKIAVTVPTLVTEHVYDKLSKEYFRTPGGHVRKVIPQALANSMEENGLRIYAVGFAHAFHSPYWMLRCIFGLHDEKAFVPLFYRKFLHLSLFSTPLRIAEKICNYFFPKSIVLYAQKGNKVRSSELGVQSLDF